In Papaver somniferum cultivar HN1 chromosome 1, ASM357369v1, whole genome shotgun sequence, a genomic segment contains:
- the LOC113298575 gene encoding NPC intracellular cholesterol transporter 1-like: MNLSQRKMLGLFILICSIPSICISLVSSERSDSRLLLTSNDTSKEIHKEEYCAMYDICGERNGKVLNCPTRRPAVKPDELLSSKIQSLCPTLSGNVCCTERQFDTLRSQVQQAIPFVVSCPACLRNFLNIFCELSCSPNQSQFINVTSTAMVSGNLTVDGIDYYVTDAFGEELFNSCKEVKFGSMNTRAISFIGGNAQNFKDWFRFIGRKAEGTEPGSPYAINYRSTAPEASGMKPMNVTTYSCGDTSLGCSCGDCPASPSCSSSAPPTPHKKRSCSIRVGSLKVQCLDFSLAILYIVLVSTFFGWGLFHKKETKSAASRLKPLLNVMDEGVNNSINKQKNDVHPVQMPEEHPPVNKAVQLSVIQGYMCTFYRRYGRWVATNPTLVLCSSLGVVLLLCLGLLRFKVETRPEKLWVGPGSRAAEEKQFFDTHLAPFYRIEQLILATVPVSKNGKAPSIVTEENFQLLFEVQKKVDDIRANYSGSMVSLTDICMKPIGADCATQSVLQYYQMDSDKFDDYGGLEHAKYCFQQFSSVQNCLSAFQGPLDPSTALGGFSGKKYTEASAFVTTYPVVNKVDQAGGGNGKAVAWEKAFIRLVKEELQPMVQAKNLTLSFSSESSIEEELKRESTADVITILISYIVMFAYISMTLGDTPRLSSFFIASKVLLGLSGVVVVMLSVLGSIGFFSAIGVKSTLIIMEVIPFLVLAVGVDNMCILVHAVKRQPLDMPLEERISNSLVEVGPSITLASISEVLAFAVGSFISMPACRVFSMFAALAVLLDFLLQVTAFVALIVFDFRRAEGKRVDCFPCIKVYSSDDDSNQGTGPRQPGLLTRYMKEIHAPILSLWGVKIAVVAVFVGFALASIALCTRIERGLDQKVVLPRDSYLQGYFDNVTEYLRVGPPLYFVVKNYNYSSKSDQTNQLCSISQCNSNSLLNEISRASIVPESSFIAKPAASWLDDFLIWMSPEAFGCCRKFTNGTYCPPDDQPPCCDDPDGICGLSAVCKDCTTCFRHLDLHNDRPTTAQFKEKLPWFLSSLPSADCSKGGHGAYTNSVYLNGYESGVIQASEFRTYHTPLNKQSDFVNSLQAAREFSSRVSKSLNIEMFPYAMFYIFFEQYLDIWRTALINIAIALAAVFVVCLIITGSVWGSAIILLVLAMIVVDLMGVMAILNIQLNAISVVNLVMAIGIAVEFCVHITHAFSVSNGDRAQRAKEALGTMGASVFSGITLTKLVGVIVLYFSKSEVFVVYYFQMYLALVLIGFLHGLVFLPVLLSICGPPSKYKIEKTRAEETSTSA; the protein is encoded by the exons ATGAATCTCTCACAAAGAAAAATGCTAGGATTGTTCATCTTAATCTGTTCAATACCG TCAATTTGTATATCATTAGTGAGCAGTGAGAGGTCTGATTCGAGGTTGCTTTTGACATCCAATGATACATCAAA GGAAATACATAAAGAAGAATATTGTGCAATGTATGATATCTGTGGAGAGCGTAATGGAAAAGTTTTGAACTGTCCTACTAGGAGACCAGCTGTGAAG CCTGATGAGCTGCTCTCTAGCAAGATTCAAAGCTTGTGTCCGACACTGAGTGGCAATGTGTGTTGCACTGAGCGTCAGTTCGATACTCTACGATCACAAGTTCAGCAA GCAATTCCTTTTGTTGTAAGCTGCCCAGCATGCCTAAGGAacttcttaaatatattttgtgaGCTTTCATGTTCCCCGAATCAGAGCCAATTCATCAATGTGACATCTACTGCAATG GTTAGTGGCAATTTGACTGTAGATGGAATTGATTATTATGTAACTGATGCTTTTGGGGAAGAGCTATTTAACTCCTGCAAGGAAGTGAAGTTTGGGTCGATGAATACTCGAGCAATATCATTTATTGGTGGGAATGCTCAAAATTTTAAGG acTGGTTTAGATTTATTGGAAGGAAAGCAGAAGGTACAGAGCCTGGTTCACCTTATGCCATAAATTATCGATCAACTGCTCCCGAGGCTTCAGGAATGAAGCCCATGAATGTAACTACTTATTCATGTGGTGACACTTCGCTTGGATGTTCTTGTGGTGATTGCCCTGCTTCTCCCTCATGCTCTAGCTCAGCACCCCCTACTCCACACAAGAAGCGTTCTTGCTCAATAAGAGTTGGATCCCTAAAG GTTCagtgccttgatttttccttggcgattctatatattgttttAGTTTCAACATTTTTCGGATGGGGATTGTTTCATAAGAAGGAAACAAAGAGTGCTGCATCTAGATTGAAGCCATTGTTGAATGTTATGGACGAAGGAGtaaataattctattaacaagcAGAAAAATGATGTTCATCCTGTGCAG ATGCCTGAAGAACATCCTCCGGTGAACAAGGCGGTCCAGCTTTCTGTTATCCAAGGTTACATGTGCACTTTTTACAG GAGATATGGAAGATGGGTTGCTACAAACCCAACTCTAGTGCTGTGCTCTTCTTTgggtgttgttcttcttctttgcttaGGTCTTCTCCGTTTTAAGGTGGAGACACGCCCTGAAAAG CTATGGGTCGGGCCTGGAAGTAGGGCTGCAGAGGAGAAACAATTTTTTGACACCCACTTGGCCCCCTTCTACAGAATTGAACAG CTTATATTAGCAACAGTTCCAGTTTCTAAGAACGGGAAGGCACCTAGTATTGTGACagaagaaaattttcaattactGTTTGAAGTACAGAAGAAG GTTGATGACATCCGTGCAAATTATTCTGGATCCATGGTATCTTTAACTGACATTTGCATGAAGCCGATTGGTGCAGATTGTGCAACCCAAAGTGTCCTGCAG TATTATCAGATGGACAGTGACAAATTTGATGACTATGGAGGGCTTGAGCATGCTAAGTATTGCTTTCAG CAATTTAGCTCTGTGCAGAATTGCCTGAGTGCATTTCAGGGGCCCCTTGATCCTAGCACAGCGTTAGGAGGGTTTTCGGGGAAAAAATATACAGAG GCTTCAGCATTTGTGACAACATATCCGGTGGTAAACAAGGTTGATCAAGCAGGTGGTGGTAATGGGAAAGCAGTGGCTTGGGAAAAGGCTTTTATTCGCTTAGTGAAG GAAGAGTTACAACCAATGGTCCAGGCTAAAAATCTTACACTTTCCTTTTCATCAGAAAGTTCTATTGAAGAAGAGCTGAAAAGAGAAAGTACTGCGGATGTTATAACCATTTTG ATTAGCTATATTGTGATGTTCGCTTACATATCAATGACTTTGGGAGATACACCTCGTCTATCTTCTTTTTTCATTGCTTCAAAG GTATTGCTTGGTCTATCAGGAGTGGTAGTGGTCATGCTTTCGGTTCTTGGATCTATTGGATTTTTCAGTGCCATTGGAGTAAAATCTACGCTAATCATAATGGAAGTTATCCCTTTCCTCGTTTTAGCA GTAGGAGTGGATAATATGTGTATTCTGGTACATGCTGTGAAACGGCAGCCACTAGATATGCCTTTAGAAGAACGAATAAGTAATTCACTTGTTGAAGTTGGACCATCTATAACACTAGCTAGTATCTCTGAAGTTCTGGCATTTGCAGTCGGAAGTTTCATATCTATGCCGGCGTGTCGTGTTTTCTCCATGTTTGCAG CATTGGCCGTTCTGTTGGATTTCCTTCTGCAAGTTACTGCATTTGTTGCCTTGATAGTTTTTGACTTTCGGCGCGCTGAAGGTAAAAGGGTTGACTGTTTCCCTTGCATCAAAGTTTATTCTTCGGATGATGACTCTAATCAAG gCACTGGTCCAAGACAACCTGGATTGCTGACTCGCTACATGAAG GAAATTCATGCACCGATTCTTAGCCTTTGGGGAGTTAAAATTGCTGTAGTTGCTGTCTTCGTTGGATTTGCTCTTGCAAGCATA GCACTATGCACAAGAATTGAACGTGGTTTGGACCAAAAGGTTGTTCTTCCTAGGGACTCATATCTTCAG GGATATTTCGATAATGTTACTGAGTATCTTAGAGTAGGCCCTCCATTATATTTTGTCGTGAAGAACTACAACTATAG CTCAAAATCTGACCAGACAAACCAGCTATGCTCAATCAGTCAATGTAATTCCAACTCTCTGCTTAATGAG ATATCAAGAGCATCAATAGTACCAGAATCAAGCTTCATAGCTAAGCCAGCAGCTTCATGGCTTGATGATTTTTTAATATGGATGTCTCCAGAAGCTTTTGGTTGCTGTCGTAAGTTCACAAATGGGACTTACTGTCCCCCGGATGATCAG CCACCCTGCTGTGATGACCCTGATGGTATTTGTGGGCTGAGTGCCGTATGCAAAGATTGTACCACG TGCTTCCGTCACTTAGATTTGCATAATGATCGCCCAACGACAGCACAGTTTAAGGAGAAACTCCCATGGTTCCTCAGCTCACTACCCTCTGCTGATTGTTCTAAGGGGGGCCATGGGGCTTACACTAACAGTGTTTATCTTAATG GTTATGAAAGTGGTGTTATTCAAGCGTCAGAGTTCCGCACATATCACACACCACTTAATAAACAA AGTGACTTTGTAAATTCACTGCAAGCTGCACGAGAGTTCAGTTCAAGAGTTTCTAAATCACTGAAT ATCGAAATGTTTCCATATGCtatgttttatattttctttGAACAATACCTTGACATCTGGAGAACAGCTTTGATCAACATTGCTATTGCTCTAG CTGCTGTGTTCGTTGTGTGCCTGATTATCACTGGAAG TGTATGGGGTTCAGCCATCATTTTACTTGTCTTGGCAATGATTGTCGTCGATCTCATG GGTGTTATGGCGATTCTGAACATCCAACTCAATGCAATCTCGGTTGTAAACCTTGTAATGGCAATAGGGATTGCTGTTGAGTTCTGTGTGCACATAACACATGCTTTCTCG GTAAGCAATGGGGATAGAGCGCAACGAGCCAAGGAGGCTCTTGGTACTATGGGAGCTTCTGTCTTCAG TGGAATCACACTTACGAAGCTTGTTGGAGTGATAGTCCTGTACTTTTCAAAATCAGAAGTTTTTGTTGTTTATTACTTCCAAATGTACTTAGCATTGGTTCTTATTGGGTTTTTGCACGGCCTCGTCTTTCTACCA GTGCTACTCAGCATATGTGGTCCaccatcaaaatacaagatcgAGAAGACTCGAGCAGAAGAGACATCAACATCAGCGTAG
- the LOC113298577 gene encoding protein NLP4-like, whose translation MDDGRFPQDTMSAALSSDPSVDFDLMEALLSGGCWLETTDGSAADFLQPSSSNFYNSSYFLAPPTSTSESLNPNYRQSNNQEDTDGSILPTRNSISLAPQSDTSFTVRYPNQNTFRSSEFSGQSDGYPAEGSSQLSRRWWDGPVPHSGTLASVKDRLNSALAYLKNSLREGDVLIQIWVPVKRGDRQFLVTEDQPFTTLDSNCQNLESYRKISMRFEFPADENSKESVGLPGRVFLEKVPEWTPNVQLFSIDEYPRIGHAQQHHVHGTVALPIFERGSRACLGVVEVVMTTQKINFASELDTVCRALEAVNLRGSKVESPPGPPPIVKDSQLPYHAVLPEILEVLNAVCKTHRLPLAQTWVPCTVQAKEGCRHSDENYANCVSTVDNACCVADTNIGGFHEACSDHHLFRGQGVAGRAFTTNQPCFSNDITTYSKKDYPLSHYAKMFRLQAAVAIRLRSIYTGKVDYVLEFFLPVDCRDPEEQKTMLSSLSIIIQQVCRTLRVVSDKEVEEESNLNTSEVVFPSAEGLKREERTNLGPTTSKGSSEEESSWISHMMEAQRKGKGVQKQEPAEGFKVTTHWDSSETVLQHGKTFGDLKQHRQDSGPKDTAESGGDSSFGEQRRFSSAGKTGEKRRTKMEKTISLQVLRQYFAGSLKDAAKSIGVCPTTLKRICRQHGITRWPSRKIKKVGHSLRKLQVVIDSVQGAEGAFHIGSIYANFPDLTSPNLSRTSPFSTPKPNDRSNPLNVQPEGAPSPPAASKSPSSSCSQSSSSSLSSSSGKQQNSVIGSLASIEDASMAETLGGDSCTLKRARSEAGLYSAGELHTTAQEDLGLFGRSQSQKCLGTEHLVLDDCLPPLPSSHNHGASRDNKGGLRMKVTYGEEKVRFSLQPYWGYRDLQQEIAKRFHIEDMSRVDLKYLDDDSEWVLLTCDADLEECMDIYKSSHTQTIKLSVHHSSHPNLGSSFGSNAP comes from the exons GTACTTCAGAAAGTTTGAATCCAAATTACCGTCAAAGCAACAACCAAGAAGACACTGATGGATCAATTCTCCCTACAAGAAACTCTATTTCCCTTGCACCACAATCTGACACCTCTTTCACAGTTCGGTATCCAAATCAGAACACATTTCGATCGTCAGAGTTTTCGGGCCAATCAGACGGTTATCCGGCCGAAGGAAGCTCTCAGCTGAGCAGAAGGTGGTGGGATGGACCAGTTCCTCACTCTGGTACCTTAGCTTCAGTGAAAGATAGGCTGAATTCTGCACTTGCATACTTAAAGAATTCGCTAAGAGAGGGAGATGTTCTTATTCAGATATGGGTTCCTGTAAAGAGAGGAGATAGACAGTTCCTTGTTACCGAGGACCAACCATTTACTACTCTTGATTCCAACTGCCAAAATCTTGAAAGTTATAGAAAAATCTCTATGAGGTTTGAGTTCCCTGCTGATGagaattcaaaagaatcagtcgGGTTGCCCGGACGAGTTTTCTTGGAGAAGGTTCCTGAGTGGACTCCTAATGTTCAATTATTCAGCATTGACGAGTACCCTagaattggtcatgctcaacagcATCATGTTCATGGGACTGTTGCCCTTCCGATTTTTGAGCGAGGCAGTAGAGCTTGCTTGGGTGTTGTTGAGGTTGTCATGACCACGCAAAAGATCAATTTTGCTTCAGAGCTTGATACCGTTTGCAGGGCTCTAGAG GCTGTTAATCTGAGGGGTTCTAAAGTTGAAAGTCCCCCGGGACCTCCTCCCATTGTAAAG GACTCCCAACTTCCCTACCACGCCGTTCTGCCAGAGATTCTGGAGGTCTTGAACGCAGTCTGTAAAACACATCGATTGCCTTTAGCTCAGACGTGGGTCCCATGCACGGTACAAGCCAAGGAAGGATGCCGACACTCTGATGAGAATTACGCTAATTGTGTCTCGACAGTGGATAATGCTTGCTGTGTAGCTGATACAAATATCGGTGGCTTTCACGAGGCTTGTTCTGACCACCACCTCTTTAGAGGCCAAGGTGTTGCTGGAAGAGCATTTACAACAAACCAACCTTGCTTTTCCAATGACATAACCACCTACAGCAAGAAAGACTACCCTCTATCACACTACGCCAAGATGTTTAGGTTACAAGCTGCTGTTGCAATCCGTCTCCGAAGCATCTACACTGGCAAGGTTGACTATGTTCTTGAATTTTTCTTACCTGTGGATTGCCGTGACCCTGAAGAGCAGAAGACGATGCTTAGTTCCTTGTCCATCATTATACAACAAGTTTGTCGAACCTTGAGAGTTGTTTCAGATAAGGAGGTAGAGGAAGAATCTAATCTGAACACTAGTGAGGTAGTTTTCCCTTCAGCCGAGGGActgaaaagagaagaaagaacgAACCTAGGACCCACTACTTCAAAAGGATCTTCGGAGGAAGAGTCTTCTTGGATCAGTCATATGATGGAGGCTCAGCGTAAGGGTAAAGGTGTTCAGAAGCAGGAGCCAGCTGAAGGGTTTAAAGTGACAACTCATTGGGATAGCTCTGAGACGGTATTGCAACATGGGAAAACATTTGGAGACTTAAAGCAACACAGGCAAGATTCGGGGCCGAAAGATACTGCTGAGAGTGGTGGAGATTCTTCCTTCGGTGAGCAGCGTAGGTTTTCAAGTGCGGGTAAAACTGGAGAAAAGAGACGGACAAAAATGGAGAAAACTATCAGCTTGCAAGTTCTCCGACAATACTTCGCTGGGAGCCTGAAAGATGCAGCAAAAAGTATTGGTG TGTGCCCGACAACCCTGAAGAGGATTTGCAGGCAACATGGGATAACCCGGTGGCCTTCTCGGAAGATCAAGAAAGTGGGACACTCTCTAAGAAAACTCCAGGTTGTAATTGACTCTGTTCAAGGAGCTGAAGGTGCTTTCCACATCGGATCCATTTATGCGAATTTTCCGGATTTGACGTCTCCAAATTTATCCAGAACTAGCCCATTTTCAACCCCGAAGCCGAATGATCGATCAAACCCGTTAAACGTACAACCTGAAGGTGCACCCAGTCCTCCAGCTGCATCCAAATCACCTTCATCTTCGTGCAGTCAGAGCTCCAGTTCAAGCCTCTCTTCTTCCAGCGGGAAACAGCAAAATTCTGTTATTGGTAGTCTTGCAAGTATTGAAGATGCTTCAATGGCAGAAACCCTTGGTGGTGATAGTTGTACTCTGAAAAGAGCACGCAGTGAAGCTGGGTTGTACTCTGCAGGAGAGTTGCACACCACAGCTCAAGAGGATCTGGGGTTGTTTGGGAGATCCCAAAGCCAAAAATGCCTTGGCACTGAGCATCTCGTTCTTGATGATTGTTTACCTCCTTTGCCAAGTAGTCATAATCATGGTGCATCTCGTGATAATAAGGGTGGCCTTAGAATGAAAGTCACTTACGGAGAAGAGAAAGTGCGGTTCAGCTTGCAACCCTACTGGGGTTATAGAGATCTGCAACAAGAGATTGCAAAGCGGTTTCATATAGAGGATATGAGTAGAGTTGATCTTAAGTACTTGGACGATGACTCTGAGTGGGTTCTATTAACATGTGATGCTGATCTCGAGGAGTGTATGGATATCTATAAATCATCTCATACACAGACGATAAAGCTCTCTGTTCACCACTCTTCTCATCCGAATCTTGGAAGTTCCTTCGGTAGTAATGCTCCATAA